The Calothrix sp. PCC 7507 DNA segment ACTACATCCCCAAGGATTTCGCCGCGTCGTCGAAAGTTACACCAATGGATATTTAACTCTAGCAGTCCAAGGTGTAAACGCAGTCCTCACACCAGAGGGAGCCTTACCTCTTTTCCAACGTGACTTAATGACAACTTCTTTCTTTTCAGCAGTCCGCGAAAAAGGTGTAGTTGCTTGGGTTGGGGCTTTTGGCGAACAGGGACGTAGTTATGCAATCAGCTTATTTACCGTCACAAGTAAAGGTGAAATTTTTAGCCGCTACGACAAAGCAAAACTCGTCCCATTGGGAGAATACATTCCTTTTGAAGGAATTTTCGGCGGGATTATTCAGCGCTTGTCACCCTTGGATGCACACCAAGTTCCTGGTGCTGCAAATCAAGTTTTTGATACACCTTTTGGTAGGGCGATCGCCAGCATTTGTTATGAATCGGCCTTTCCTGAAGTATTTCGCCGTCAAGCCGCTGTAGGTGGGCAATTTATCCTCAGTTCCTCTAACGATGCCCATTACACTCCAGCTATGGCATTGCAGCATCATGCACAGGATATCATGCGGGCAATTGAAAGCGATCGCTGGGCAGTACGGGCAACGAATACAGGATATTCAGGTTTTGTAGATCCTCATGGCAGAACTTTGTGGATATCCGGATATAATACCTACGAAACTCATGCTGAAACAATTTATCGCCGGCAAACACAAACTTTATATGTACGTTGGGGCGATTGGTTGACACCTTTATTATTAGGTTTAAGCGTTTTAGGTTGGGGACTCAATAGACAAACTTTGAAAATAGGGATTAAGGATATTTAAGCATCTACGGTTGGAAACAAGATGAATCTTATTGAGCAGTGCTTGAAACTGAAACTCACGTCATATCAATCCGAGAGCCTTCTGGAAATTTTTCTACTTTGATTTGTGTTCCTAACTCCTCTCCTAAAGCTGGAACGTGAGTAATCACGCCAACTAATCTATCTTGTTTTCCCAAAGAAAGTAGGATATTTGAGACACTTTTTAGAGTTTCGGCATCTAATGTTCCAAATCCCTCGTCTATAAATAGACTGCCTAACTTGGCTCCTCTAGACAACTTTTCTGAAAGTGCTAGAGCTAGTGATAACGATGTAGCAAAGGTTTCGCCACCAGAGAGGGTTTGCACTCGTCTTGTTTCACCACAACTCCAGTTATCTTCTACT contains these protein-coding regions:
- the lnt gene encoding apolipoprotein N-acyltransferase, which gives rise to MKYQIKTLLSTFSLYTSSFLSGTAMGLTVAPVGAWFLAWIALAPLWILVVSSAKRKKSFSPIPLALAWGIGYHGLALSWITGIHPMTWLGVPWWPSLIITLFCWIFISLLGGVLVSVWAICLAYLHKQKPGLRILIATSVWCALEALWSAGPLWWSSLAYTQSPQNLLILHLGQLSGTSIITAVIVAVNALIAEAWINRETVSAPLRFVKLNLRYLTVATVLLITSHLTGWLLYIQPLAQPPAAALKVGIIQGNIPNGVLLHPQGFRRVVESYTNGYLTLAVQGVNAVLTPEGALPLFQRDLMTTSFFSAVREKGVVAWVGAFGEQGRSYAISLFTVTSKGEIFSRYDKAKLVPLGEYIPFEGIFGGIIQRLSPLDAHQVPGAANQVFDTPFGRAIASICYESAFPEVFRRQAAVGGQFILSSSNDAHYTPAMALQHHAQDIMRAIESDRWAVRATNTGYSGFVDPHGRTLWISGYNTYETHAETIYRRQTQTLYVRWGDWLTPLLLGLSVLGWGLNRQTLKIGIKDI